The sequence AGAGATTGGAACGGTAGACCTTTTAACATCTGACCAAGAGCAAGAACTGGCAAAACAAATAGTGAGTGGAAGTACAGCAGCAAAAAAGGACCTGGTTAACTCTAACTTACGATTAGTAGTAAGTATAGCAAAAAAATATATTGGCAGAGGACTTACCTTTCTTGATTTAATACAAGAAGGGAACATTGGGCTGATACGAGCTTCTGAAAAATTCGATTATACAAAAGGTTATAAGTTTTCCACATATGCTACGTGGTGGATTAGACAAGCAATTACGAGAGCAATTGCAGACCAATCAAGAACAATAAGAATACCTGTACATTTGGGAGAAACAATATCAAAGCTGCGAAAAATTTCTCGAATGCTAATGCAAGAATTTGGCAGAAAACCAACTGAGAACGAAGTAGCTGAAAAAGCTGGAATTCCAGTTGAAAAGGTAAGAGATATTTTCAACTCGGCGTTATCTCCAGTGTCTCTGGAAACACCAATAGGCGATGAATCAGACAGTTCAAAACTTGGTGATTTCGTTAAAGATGAAGCTTCTGCTTCTCCAGAAGAGCTG comes from Candidatus Margulisiibacteriota bacterium and encodes:
- the rpoD gene encoding RNA polymerase sigma factor RpoD, giving the protein MDNFDDKIFFEDTQEFSNEVPFEDKQEIEQLEKISTEQNGYLTPDDILGFIYNPEDNLEFIESLVDQGIDIVSELPETQEAETKPEISEKQKELHEIKTNDVVKMYLKEIGTVDLLTSDQEQELAKQIVSGSTAAKKDLVNSNLRLVVSIAKKYIGRGLTFLDLIQEGNIGLIRASEKFDYTKGYKFSTYATWWIRQAITRAIADQSRTIRIPVHLGETISKLRKISRMLMQEFGRKPTENEVAEKAGIPVEKVRDIFNSALSPVSLETPIGDESDSSKLGDFVKDEASASPEELLYRNLLRNDLENVMKELSERERMVLKLRFGLDDGRPRTLEEVGKVYDVTRERIRQIESKALRKLRHPSRLKKLKDYLK